Proteins encoded in a region of the Esox lucius isolate fEsoLuc1 chromosome 9, fEsoLuc1.pri, whole genome shotgun sequence genome:
- the marf1 gene encoding meiosis regulator and mRNA stability factor 1 isoform X6 → MEGLGKETSICSSRPIPWLSHPEKEASTRLWKLTDCFSACEQPNTPSYNTNRQKIEYMESRKPILELKDVPPPPLHTAASQFFPLAPLPLLPPPCPPAPPPESLQPLTQPEGSPDPGDKAWPNLPLPSSQSAPTPVPMCNGCGTASDGLLLLGSGLVSGTKYGSPEGPENIPPVGVFWDIENCCVPSNRSAAAVVQRLRSRFFQGHREAEFICVCDISKENKAVIQELNNCQVTVAHINATAKNAADDKLRQSLRRFAETHTAPAQVVLVSSDVNFASELSDLRHRHGFRVILVHKSGQTSDALLQHATCHVAFEEIVADLPPRQAVKPQLGFSLLYVYNLPPGRDTKSVSGRLRRLSDNCGGKVLGVSMANGTAVLRFGSQEAAERARKRMENEDVFGRRITLSFSPTPPPPSSKTPPSPSPAHPTPSFPPLASSFLPLEKPRSPRRNRRARRDGQREREASLPDPVPERPYSPRRGSEEAPYPGSPRNPTLPQELGSLENKPKMGVFPLEKGLRNASSSPQSNGDGPSRQGPVKAGLIGESMFRSGRRRDLSSPRSVSDSEHHVERGSGEFQVSTPSAFSKLTIHRTFSPLVLSHAQGLSQGSWSSRSASPCASSRSSPLIGPPPRGASSSPCRPEGSPALEPFSDGVDLQVANLDYRMSRKELQQCLYEAFSRHGRVKGVELSPHTDYQLKATVQMTSLQQAISAVSGLHRYKIGGKRIHVSLVTGAGNKSLAMLTSEIIQILQDAPANCLPLFKFTEIYEKKFGRKLAASDLYRLPEVVAVREQGGGRLVCLLPVGQARQSPLGSSQSQDGSSASGSPVVFEELEYHEPVCRLHYPQPNFSEADFDPDSYKIPFVVMSLKGLASHVHCLLQSHEGSLPLLSFPECYESEFGSLAISEEGTVDGGVPLEHLITCIPGINIVTAQNGFKVIKWIHNKPPAPNTDAWLQRCKSPVGNPQLIQFSREIIDLVKNQPRSLMPLGKFIPAYHHHYAKQCRVSDYGYSKLLELLEAVPHVLQILGMGNKRMLTLTHRAQVKRFTQDLLKLLKFQASKQVEVKDFMQAYHWCFSRDWQVLDYGMCDLMDLLAEIPDTTITITQQDVDTVISVPKRERTTDEIERTRQFAKEVVDLLRHQPHCRMAFSKFIPTYHHHFGRQCKLTYYGFTKLIELFEAIPDVLTVLECGEEKVLTLTEMERVKALAAQLVKLLRSQRDSSLPAAQLLSEYSKTFGYGLRLQDYDVSSLPALLVKLCHVVKVVDGANGREVQLINRKSLRSLTCQLLALLMGLGQHEGDGSVSVEGLSLLYQSVHGLQLNPCEYGFLSLSELLKSLPYLVELFYDKGEEEGERGEERVRLTRLYQFARSVRALLHTYHYHQIFLTEFPGAYAKFTGRSLQPRSYGYATVDDLLNAIPQVVWIKGHGHKRIIVLKNDMKAVRATGSSPAASEDPEDGNRDGTGTNPEAGPLIQGGGAVEAELLCLSSPLDLLCGPVPSCLPSPQLHPDPILLEPADLIRFEQTPSPAESNTQVEEAVAEMAAPTVCSDGPKEGPLTVDHQNRVPLVSAATKSPHSAGLKMETAENSPGRRAPRNKVKLAANFSFTASH, encoded by the exons ATGGAAGGACTGGGAAAGGAGACATCAATATGCAGTTCTAGGCCCATCCCATGGCTCAGTCACCCCGAAAAAGAGGCCTCGACCAGGCTCTGGAAACTCACCGACTGCTTCTCAGCCTGCGAGCAGCCAAACACCCCCAGttacaacacaaacagacaaaaa ATCGAATACATGGAGAGCCGAAAGCCAATATTGGAGCTGAAAGATGTTCCGCCTCCTCCCCTTCACACCGCTGCCTCTCAGTTCTTCCCTCTTGCCCCCCTCCCTCTGCTGCCCCCTCCAtgtccgccggctcccccgccAGAGTCCCTCCAGCCGCTGACTCAACCGGAGGGTAGCCCCGAC CCTGGAGATAAAGCGTGGCCTAACCTCCCCCTGCCCTCGTCCCAGTCAGCCCCCACACCCGTCCCCATGTGTAACGGCTGTGGGACGGCCTCAGATGGCCTGCTCCTACTGGGTTCCGGCCTTGTGTCCGGAACCAAGTATG GCTCCCCAGAAGGTCCAGAGAACATCCCTCCAGTCGGCGTGTTCTGGGACATAGAGAACTGCTGCGTGCCCAGCAACCGCTCTGCCGCGGCCGTCGTCCAGCGCCTCCGCAGCCGCTTCTTCCAGGGCCACCGGGAGGCGGAGTTCATCTGCGTCTGTGACATCAGCAAGGAGAACAAGGCCGTCATTCAGGAGCTGAACAACTGCCAG GTTACTGTTGCACACATCAACGCTACGGCCAAGAACGCCGCTGACGACAAACTTCGCCAGAGCCTACGGCGCTTTGCGGAAACGCACACCGCCCCGGCCCAGGTGGTGTTAGTCTCCT CGGATGTGAACTTTGCCAGCGAGTTGAGTGATCTCCGACATCGCCATGGTTTCCGGGTGATCCTGGTCCATAAGAGCGGCCAGACGTCAGACGCTCTGCTCCAGCACGCCACCTGTCATGTGGCCTTCGAAGAGATTGTCGCTGACCTGCCGCCCAGACAGGCTGTCAAACCACAG cTTGGTTTCAGCCTGCTCTATGTGTACAACCTGCCGCCTGGCCGCGACACCAAGAGCGTTAGCGGCCGCCTGCGTCGCCTGTCGGACAACTGTGGCGGCAAGGTGCTTGGCGTCTCCATGGCCAACGGCACCGCCGTCCTCCGCTTCGGCTCGCAGGAGGCAGCGGAGCGGGCCCGCAAGCGCATGGAGAACGAGGACGTGTTCGGCCGGCGCATCACCCTCTCGTTCtccccgaccccgccgccaccCTCCTCTAAGACCCCTCCTTCCCCGTCACCGGCTCACCCtactccctctttccctcccctcgcctcctcttttcttcctctggAGAAGCCGCGCTCCCCTAGGAGGAACAGGCGTGCCCGACGGGAtggtcagagagagagggaggcctCGCTCCCTGACCCGGTGCCCGAGAGGCCCTACAGCCCCAGGAGGGGGAGCGAGGAGGCGCCTTACCCCGGTTCGCCCCGAAACCCAACCCTTCCTCAG GAGCTAGGCAGTCTGGAGAACAAGCCCAAGATGGGTGTGTTCCCCCTGGAGAAAGGCCTGCGCAACGCCTCCTCTTCCCCCCAGAGTAACGGAGATGGCCCATCCCGGCAGGGGCCCGTCAAGGCCGGCCTCATAGGAGAGTCTATGTTCCGTAGTGGAAGAAG GAGGGACCTCTCCTCTCCCCGCAGTGTGTCAGACTCTGAGCACCATGTGGAGCGAGGCTCTGGGGAGTTCCAGGTCAGCACCCCTTCTGCCTTCAGCAAGCTCACCATCCACAGGACCTTCAGCCCCCTGGTCCTGTCCCACGCACAAGGCCTCTCCCAGGGCTCCTGGTCCTCACG GAGTGCGTCCCCATGCGCGTCGAGCCGCTCGTCCCCGCTGATTGGCCCCCCTCCTCGGGGTGCCAGCAGCAGCCCATGCCGCCCCGAGGGCTCTCCGGCCCTGGAGCCCTTCTCTGACGGAGTGGATCTACAGGTGGCCAACCTGGACTACAGGATGTCCCGCAAGGAGCTTCAGCAGTGCCTGTATGAGGCCTTCTCCCGACATGGAAGG GTGAAAGGTGTGGAGCTGAGTCCCCACACAGATTACCAGCTTAAGGCCACAGTCCAGATGACCTCCCTCCAGCAAGCCATCAGTGCTGTCAGCGGGCTGCACCGCTACAAGATAGGAGGGAAACGCATCCATGTCTCCCTCGTCACCGGGGCCGGCAACAAGTCTCTAGCCATGCTCAC CTCTGAAATCATCCAGATTCTCCAGGACGCCCCTGCCAACTGCCTTCCCCTGTTCAAGTTCACCGAGATCTACGAGAAGAA GTTTGGCCGGAAGCTGGCGGCGAGTGACCTGTACAGACTACCGGAGGTCGTGGCGGTGAGGGAGCAAGGcggcggcaggctggtgtgcCTCCTCCCCGTCGGCCAGGCCCGGCAGAGCCCCCTGGGGTCCTCCCAGTCTCAGGACGGCTCCTCGGCTAGCGGCAGTCCGGTGGTGTTCGAGGAGCTGGAGTACCACGAGCCGGTCTGTCGGCTTCACTACCCCCAGCCGAATTTCAG CGAGGCCGATTTTGACCCGGACTCCTATAAGATCCCCTTTGTGGTGATGTCTCTGAAGGGCTTGGCCTCGCATGTCCACTGTCTGCTGCAGTCCCACGAGGGAAGCCTGCCCCTGCTCAG TTTCCCAGAGTGCTATGAGTCAGAGTTTGGCTCCCTGGCGATATCTGAGGAGGGGACGGTGGACGGGGGCGTTCCCCTGGAGCATCTCATCACCTGCATCCCCGGCATCAACATTGTCACGGCTCAGAACGGCTTCAAGGTCATAAAGTGGATCCACAACAAGCCGCCGGCGCCCAACACAG ATGCGTGGCTGCAGCGCTGCAAGTCCCCGGTGGGCAACCCGCAGCTGATCCAGTTCAGCCGGGAGATCATCGACCTGGTGAAGAACCAGCCCCGCAGCCTGATGCCCCTGGGCAAGTTCATCCCGgcctaccaccaccactacgcCAAGCAGTGCCGGGTGTCTGACTACGGTTACTCCaagctgctggagctgctggagGCCGTGCCGCATGTCCTGCAG ATCCTTGGAATGGGCAACAAGCGTATGCTGACCCTCACCCATCGGGCCCAGGTGAAGCGCTTCACCCAGGACCTCCTCAAGCTTCTCAAGTTCCAGGCCAGCAAACAGGTGGAGGTCAAGGACTTCATGCAGGCCTATCACTG GTGCTTTTCCAGGGACTGGCAGGTGCTGGACTATGGGATGTGTGACCTTATGGACCTGCTAGCTGAGATCCCTGACACCACCATCACAATCACACAGCAGGATGTGGACACAGTGATCTCTGTCCCCAAGAGAG AGCGCACCACCGACGAGATTGAGCGGACCCGGCAGTTTGCCAAAGAGGTGGTGGACCTGCTCCGGCACCAGCCCCATTGTCGCATGGCCTTCAGCAAGTTCATCCCCACGTACCACCACCACTTCGGGAGACAGTGCAAGCTCACCTACTACGGCTTCACCAAGCTCATTGAGCTCTTCGAGGCCATCCCTGATGTTCTCACG gTGCTGGAGTGCGGTGAGGAGAAGGTGCTGACGCTCACGGAGATGGAGCGGGTCAAGGCCCTGGCCGCCCAACTAGTCAAGCTGCTGCGCTCCCAGAGGGACTCCAGCCTGCCCGCCGCCCAGCTGCTCTCGGAGTACAGCAAGACCTTCGGCTACGGCCTCAGGCTCCAAGACTACGACGTGTCCTCCCTCCCCGCCCTGCTTGTCAAACTCTGTCACGTGGTCAAG GTGGTGGATGGCGCCAATGGACGCGAAGTCCAGCTGATCAACAGGAAGTCCCTGCGCTCGCTGACCTGCCAGCTCCTGGCTCTGCTGATGGGCTTGGGGCAGCACGAGGGGGACGGCTCAGTGAGCGTGGAGGGACTGAGTCTGCTCTACCAGTCGGTACATGGGTTACAGCTGAACCCCTGTGAATACGGCTTCCTCTCCCTCAGTGAGCTGCTCAAAAGCCTGCCTTACCTGGTGGAG CTGTTCTACGACAAGGGTGAGGAAGAGGGTGAGCGTGGCGAGGAAAGGGTGCGTCTGACCCGTCTGTACCAGTTTGCCCGCAGCGTGCGTGCCCTGCTCCACACCTACCACTACCACCAGATCTTCCTGACCGAGTTCCCCGGGGCCTACGCCAAGTTCACCGGACGCAGCCTCCAGCCTCGCTCATACGGCTACGCCACCGTGGACGACCTGCTCAACGCCATACCACAA GTTGTGTGGATCAAAGGGCACGGCCACAAGAGGATTATCGTTTTGAAGAACGATATGAAAG CAGTACGGGCCACTGGATCCAGCCCTGCAGCCTCCGAAGACCCAGAGGATGGTAACAGAGATGGCACTGGTACCAACCCAGAGGCTGGACCTCTCATCCAAG
- the marf1 gene encoding meiosis regulator and mRNA stability factor 1 isoform X1: MEGLGKETSICSSRPIPWLSHPEKEASTRLWKLTDCFSACEQPNTPSYNTNRQKIEYMESRKPILELKDVPPPPLHTAASQFFPLAPLPLLPPPCPPAPPPESLQPLTQPEGSPDVSVCSRHCEHCCTDPLGSYGLLSGGGSTSVNSRVPVYLPTSQEASVSRLGSSQIAATLLRPNPPFPSSGGGGGDAQGMLLPSGGYNLPYSSCVASTSQPLPAPQHSHLPCSCCKGGLLGPLSFTSVPLPHNECKFITPSAPLSAPQHGACNRGTAPRYFPSGVDYTPVTRGGLGAPALISDPQSPNVGHVCSSNHSVHFNLEHTVCRTGAHYCRDCFTKPGDKAWPNLPLPSSQSAPTPVPMCNGCGTASDGLLLLGSGLVSGTKYGSPEGPENIPPVGVFWDIENCCVPSNRSAAAVVQRLRSRFFQGHREAEFICVCDISKENKAVIQELNNCQVTVAHINATAKNAADDKLRQSLRRFAETHTAPAQVVLVSSDVNFASELSDLRHRHGFRVILVHKSGQTSDALLQHATCHVAFEEIVADLPPRQAVKPQLGFSLLYVYNLPPGRDTKSVSGRLRRLSDNCGGKVLGVSMANGTAVLRFGSQEAAERARKRMENEDVFGRRITLSFSPTPPPPSSKTPPSPSPAHPTPSFPPLASSFLPLEKPRSPRRNRRARRDGQREREASLPDPVPERPYSPRRGSEEAPYPGSPRNPTLPQELGSLENKPKMGVFPLEKGLRNASSSPQSNGDGPSRQGPVKAGLIGESMFRSGRRRDLSSPRSVSDSEHHVERGSGEFQVSTPSAFSKLTIHRTFSPLVLSHAQGLSQGSWSSRSASPCASSRSSPLIGPPPRGASSSPCRPEGSPALEPFSDGVDLQVANLDYRMSRKELQQCLYEAFSRHGRVKGVELSPHTDYQLKATVQMTSLQQAISAVSGLHRYKIGGKRIHVSLVTGAGNKSLAMLTSEIIQILQDAPANCLPLFKFTEIYEKKFGRKLAASDLYRLPEVVAVREQGGGRLVCLLPVGQARQSPLGSSQSQDGSSASGSPVVFEELEYHEPVCRLHYPQPNFSEADFDPDSYKIPFVVMSLKGLASHVHCLLQSHEGSLPLLSFPECYESEFGSLAISEEGTVDGGVPLEHLITCIPGINIVTAQNGFKVIKWIHNKPPAPNTDAWLQRCKSPVGNPQLIQFSREIIDLVKNQPRSLMPLGKFIPAYHHHYAKQCRVSDYGYSKLLELLEAVPHVLQILGMGNKRMLTLTHRAQVKRFTQDLLKLLKFQASKQVEVKDFMQAYHWCFSRDWQVLDYGMCDLMDLLAEIPDTTITITQQDVDTVISVPKRERTTDEIERTRQFAKEVVDLLRHQPHCRMAFSKFIPTYHHHFGRQCKLTYYGFTKLIELFEAIPDVLTVLECGEEKVLTLTEMERVKALAAQLVKLLRSQRDSSLPAAQLLSEYSKTFGYGLRLQDYDVSSLPALLVKLCHVVKVVDGANGREVQLINRKSLRSLTCQLLALLMGLGQHEGDGSVSVEGLSLLYQSVHGLQLNPCEYGFLSLSELLKSLPYLVELFYDKGEEEGERGEERVRLTRLYQFARSVRALLHTYHYHQIFLTEFPGAYAKFTGRSLQPRSYGYATVDDLLNAIPQVVWIKGHGHKRIIVLKNDMKAVRATGSSPAASEDPEDGNRDGTGTNPEAGPLIQGGGAVEAELLCLSSPLDLLCGPVPSCLPSPQLHPDPILLEPADLIRFEQTPSPAESNTQVEEAVAEMAAPTVCSDGPKEGPLTVDHQNRVPLVSAATKSPHSAGLKMETAENSPGRRAPRNKVKLAANFSFTASH, from the exons ATGGAAGGACTGGGAAAGGAGACATCAATATGCAGTTCTAGGCCCATCCCATGGCTCAGTCACCCCGAAAAAGAGGCCTCGACCAGGCTCTGGAAACTCACCGACTGCTTCTCAGCCTGCGAGCAGCCAAACACCCCCAGttacaacacaaacagacaaaaa ATCGAATACATGGAGAGCCGAAAGCCAATATTGGAGCTGAAAGATGTTCCGCCTCCTCCCCTTCACACCGCTGCCTCTCAGTTCTTCCCTCTTGCCCCCCTCCCTCTGCTGCCCCCTCCAtgtccgccggctcccccgccAGAGTCCCTCCAGCCGCTGACTCAACCGGAGGGTAGCCCCGACGTAAGCGTGTGCTCTCGTCACTGTGAGCACTGTTGCACAGACCCGCTCGGTTCTTACGGGCTTCTTAGCGGTGGCGGTAGCACTAGTGTCAACAGCCGTGTCCCAGTCTACCTTCCGACTTCTCAGGAGGCCTCCGTCAGCAGGTTAGGCTCCAGTCAAATAGCGGCTACACTTCTCCGGCCAAACCCACCCTTTCCCAGCTCTGGTGGTGGTGGCGGCGATGCTCAGGGGATGTTGCTTCCGTCCGGAGGCTACAATCTCCCCTATTCCTCCTGTGTAGCCAGCACCTCCCAGCCTCTGCCCGCACCGCAACACTCCCACCTCCCATGCTCCTGCTGTAAAGGTGGCCTCCTCGGGCCCCTCTCTTTTACATCGGTTCCTTTACCCCACAATGAGTGTAAATTTATCACCCCCTCCGCCCCGCTTTCTGCCCCCCAACATGGGGCCTGTAACCGGGGTACTGCCCCGAGGTATTTCCCAAGTGGTGTGGACTACACCCCTGTCACCCGAGGGGGCCTTGGAGCCCCGGCACTAATTAGTGACCCTCAAAGCCCCAACGTGGGACACGTCTGTTCCTCTAATCACTCGGTGCACTTCAATCTCGAGCACACGGTTTGTCGCACGGGGGCACACTACTGCCGGGACTGTTTCACAAAG CCTGGAGATAAAGCGTGGCCTAACCTCCCCCTGCCCTCGTCCCAGTCAGCCCCCACACCCGTCCCCATGTGTAACGGCTGTGGGACGGCCTCAGATGGCCTGCTCCTACTGGGTTCCGGCCTTGTGTCCGGAACCAAGTATG GCTCCCCAGAAGGTCCAGAGAACATCCCTCCAGTCGGCGTGTTCTGGGACATAGAGAACTGCTGCGTGCCCAGCAACCGCTCTGCCGCGGCCGTCGTCCAGCGCCTCCGCAGCCGCTTCTTCCAGGGCCACCGGGAGGCGGAGTTCATCTGCGTCTGTGACATCAGCAAGGAGAACAAGGCCGTCATTCAGGAGCTGAACAACTGCCAG GTTACTGTTGCACACATCAACGCTACGGCCAAGAACGCCGCTGACGACAAACTTCGCCAGAGCCTACGGCGCTTTGCGGAAACGCACACCGCCCCGGCCCAGGTGGTGTTAGTCTCCT CGGATGTGAACTTTGCCAGCGAGTTGAGTGATCTCCGACATCGCCATGGTTTCCGGGTGATCCTGGTCCATAAGAGCGGCCAGACGTCAGACGCTCTGCTCCAGCACGCCACCTGTCATGTGGCCTTCGAAGAGATTGTCGCTGACCTGCCGCCCAGACAGGCTGTCAAACCACAG cTTGGTTTCAGCCTGCTCTATGTGTACAACCTGCCGCCTGGCCGCGACACCAAGAGCGTTAGCGGCCGCCTGCGTCGCCTGTCGGACAACTGTGGCGGCAAGGTGCTTGGCGTCTCCATGGCCAACGGCACCGCCGTCCTCCGCTTCGGCTCGCAGGAGGCAGCGGAGCGGGCCCGCAAGCGCATGGAGAACGAGGACGTGTTCGGCCGGCGCATCACCCTCTCGTTCtccccgaccccgccgccaccCTCCTCTAAGACCCCTCCTTCCCCGTCACCGGCTCACCCtactccctctttccctcccctcgcctcctcttttcttcctctggAGAAGCCGCGCTCCCCTAGGAGGAACAGGCGTGCCCGACGGGAtggtcagagagagagggaggcctCGCTCCCTGACCCGGTGCCCGAGAGGCCCTACAGCCCCAGGAGGGGGAGCGAGGAGGCGCCTTACCCCGGTTCGCCCCGAAACCCAACCCTTCCTCAG GAGCTAGGCAGTCTGGAGAACAAGCCCAAGATGGGTGTGTTCCCCCTGGAGAAAGGCCTGCGCAACGCCTCCTCTTCCCCCCAGAGTAACGGAGATGGCCCATCCCGGCAGGGGCCCGTCAAGGCCGGCCTCATAGGAGAGTCTATGTTCCGTAGTGGAAGAAG GAGGGACCTCTCCTCTCCCCGCAGTGTGTCAGACTCTGAGCACCATGTGGAGCGAGGCTCTGGGGAGTTCCAGGTCAGCACCCCTTCTGCCTTCAGCAAGCTCACCATCCACAGGACCTTCAGCCCCCTGGTCCTGTCCCACGCACAAGGCCTCTCCCAGGGCTCCTGGTCCTCACG GAGTGCGTCCCCATGCGCGTCGAGCCGCTCGTCCCCGCTGATTGGCCCCCCTCCTCGGGGTGCCAGCAGCAGCCCATGCCGCCCCGAGGGCTCTCCGGCCCTGGAGCCCTTCTCTGACGGAGTGGATCTACAGGTGGCCAACCTGGACTACAGGATGTCCCGCAAGGAGCTTCAGCAGTGCCTGTATGAGGCCTTCTCCCGACATGGAAGG GTGAAAGGTGTGGAGCTGAGTCCCCACACAGATTACCAGCTTAAGGCCACAGTCCAGATGACCTCCCTCCAGCAAGCCATCAGTGCTGTCAGCGGGCTGCACCGCTACAAGATAGGAGGGAAACGCATCCATGTCTCCCTCGTCACCGGGGCCGGCAACAAGTCTCTAGCCATGCTCAC CTCTGAAATCATCCAGATTCTCCAGGACGCCCCTGCCAACTGCCTTCCCCTGTTCAAGTTCACCGAGATCTACGAGAAGAA GTTTGGCCGGAAGCTGGCGGCGAGTGACCTGTACAGACTACCGGAGGTCGTGGCGGTGAGGGAGCAAGGcggcggcaggctggtgtgcCTCCTCCCCGTCGGCCAGGCCCGGCAGAGCCCCCTGGGGTCCTCCCAGTCTCAGGACGGCTCCTCGGCTAGCGGCAGTCCGGTGGTGTTCGAGGAGCTGGAGTACCACGAGCCGGTCTGTCGGCTTCACTACCCCCAGCCGAATTTCAG CGAGGCCGATTTTGACCCGGACTCCTATAAGATCCCCTTTGTGGTGATGTCTCTGAAGGGCTTGGCCTCGCATGTCCACTGTCTGCTGCAGTCCCACGAGGGAAGCCTGCCCCTGCTCAG TTTCCCAGAGTGCTATGAGTCAGAGTTTGGCTCCCTGGCGATATCTGAGGAGGGGACGGTGGACGGGGGCGTTCCCCTGGAGCATCTCATCACCTGCATCCCCGGCATCAACATTGTCACGGCTCAGAACGGCTTCAAGGTCATAAAGTGGATCCACAACAAGCCGCCGGCGCCCAACACAG ATGCGTGGCTGCAGCGCTGCAAGTCCCCGGTGGGCAACCCGCAGCTGATCCAGTTCAGCCGGGAGATCATCGACCTGGTGAAGAACCAGCCCCGCAGCCTGATGCCCCTGGGCAAGTTCATCCCGgcctaccaccaccactacgcCAAGCAGTGCCGGGTGTCTGACTACGGTTACTCCaagctgctggagctgctggagGCCGTGCCGCATGTCCTGCAG ATCCTTGGAATGGGCAACAAGCGTATGCTGACCCTCACCCATCGGGCCCAGGTGAAGCGCTTCACCCAGGACCTCCTCAAGCTTCTCAAGTTCCAGGCCAGCAAACAGGTGGAGGTCAAGGACTTCATGCAGGCCTATCACTG GTGCTTTTCCAGGGACTGGCAGGTGCTGGACTATGGGATGTGTGACCTTATGGACCTGCTAGCTGAGATCCCTGACACCACCATCACAATCACACAGCAGGATGTGGACACAGTGATCTCTGTCCCCAAGAGAG AGCGCACCACCGACGAGATTGAGCGGACCCGGCAGTTTGCCAAAGAGGTGGTGGACCTGCTCCGGCACCAGCCCCATTGTCGCATGGCCTTCAGCAAGTTCATCCCCACGTACCACCACCACTTCGGGAGACAGTGCAAGCTCACCTACTACGGCTTCACCAAGCTCATTGAGCTCTTCGAGGCCATCCCTGATGTTCTCACG gTGCTGGAGTGCGGTGAGGAGAAGGTGCTGACGCTCACGGAGATGGAGCGGGTCAAGGCCCTGGCCGCCCAACTAGTCAAGCTGCTGCGCTCCCAGAGGGACTCCAGCCTGCCCGCCGCCCAGCTGCTCTCGGAGTACAGCAAGACCTTCGGCTACGGCCTCAGGCTCCAAGACTACGACGTGTCCTCCCTCCCCGCCCTGCTTGTCAAACTCTGTCACGTGGTCAAG GTGGTGGATGGCGCCAATGGACGCGAAGTCCAGCTGATCAACAGGAAGTCCCTGCGCTCGCTGACCTGCCAGCTCCTGGCTCTGCTGATGGGCTTGGGGCAGCACGAGGGGGACGGCTCAGTGAGCGTGGAGGGACTGAGTCTGCTCTACCAGTCGGTACATGGGTTACAGCTGAACCCCTGTGAATACGGCTTCCTCTCCCTCAGTGAGCTGCTCAAAAGCCTGCCTTACCTGGTGGAG CTGTTCTACGACAAGGGTGAGGAAGAGGGTGAGCGTGGCGAGGAAAGGGTGCGTCTGACCCGTCTGTACCAGTTTGCCCGCAGCGTGCGTGCCCTGCTCCACACCTACCACTACCACCAGATCTTCCTGACCGAGTTCCCCGGGGCCTACGCCAAGTTCACCGGACGCAGCCTCCAGCCTCGCTCATACGGCTACGCCACCGTGGACGACCTGCTCAACGCCATACCACAA GTTGTGTGGATCAAAGGGCACGGCCACAAGAGGATTATCGTTTTGAAGAACGATATGAAAG CAGTACGGGCCACTGGATCCAGCCCTGCAGCCTCCGAAGACCCAGAGGATGGTAACAGAGATGGCACTGGTACCAACCCAGAGGCTGGACCTCTCATCCAAG